The following proteins come from a genomic window of Alnus glutinosa chromosome 10, dhAlnGlut1.1, whole genome shotgun sequence:
- the LOC133879429 gene encoding rust resistance kinase Lr10-like, producing the protein MTIDCGLFQAAKMILGTPFVIAFLIYKWRRRHLSMYDVVEKFLQSHNNLMPIRYSYSEIKKITKSFKEKLGEGGYGTVFKGTLRSGRLVAIKMLGKSKANGQDFISEVATIGRIHHVNIVQLIGFCVEGSKRALVYEFMPNGSLNKYIFLSEVHTLLSYDQMFDIALGVARGIEYLHQGCDMQILHFDIKPHNILLDENFTPKVSDFGLAKLYPTNDSIVSLTAARGTLGYMAPELFYKNIGGVSYKADVYSFGMLLMEMAGRRKNVNAFAEHSSQIYFPTWVYDQLQNRNDVEILEDATDEERKIGKKMIIVALWCIQMKPNDRPSMNKVVQMLEGEVECLQMPSKPFLSSLDETIIGGGENSNQSNESSQSSQF; encoded by the exons ATGACAATTGACTGTG GACTATTCCAGGCAGCAAAAATGATATTGGGGACTCCATTTGTAATTGCATTCTTGATATATAAATGGCGTAGGAGGCATTTATCCATGTATGATGTTGTCGAAAAATTTCTACAAAGTCACAATAACCTCATGCCAATAAGGTACTCTTATTCCGAAATTAAGAAGATTACCAAAAGTTTCAAGGAGAAATTGGGTGAAGGAGGTTATGGCACTGTATTTAAAGGAACACTTCGAAGTGGTCGACTTGTGGCTATAAAGATGTTAGGTAAGTCCAAAGCTAACGGACAAGATTTTATAAGCGAAGTTGCAACCATTGGAAGGATTCACCATGTAAATATAGTGCAACTCATTGGTTTTTGCGTTGAAGGATCGAAACGGGCTCTTGTATATGAGTTCATGCCTAATGGTTCCctaaataaatacatatttttgtCAGAAGTACACACGCTCCTAAGCTATGATCAAATGTTTGATATAGCTCTAGGAGTGGCTCGTGGGATTGAATATTTACATCAAGGATGTGACATGCAAATTTTACATTTTGATATCAAGCCTCACAACATTCTTCTTGATGAAAATTTTACTCCCAAGGTTTCTGACTTTGGATTAGCAAAATTATATCCAACAAATGACAGCATTGTTTCTTTGACTGCTGCAAGAGGGACATTAGGATACATGGCTCCTGAGTTGTTCTACAAAAATATTGGAGGCGTCTCATACAAAGCTGATGTTTATAGTTTTGGAATGTTATTGATGGAAATGGCCGGTAGAAGAAAGAACGTAAATGCATTTGCAGAACACTCAAGCCAAATATACTTCCCTACTTGGGTTTATGACCAATTGCAAAATAGAAACGACGTAGAAATATTGGAAGATGCCACAGACGAGGAAAGGAAAATAGGGAAAAAGATGATCATTGTTGCATTATGGTGTATACAGATGAAGCCTAATGATCGCCCTTCAATGAACAAAGTTGTTCAAATGCTTGAAGGAGAAGTTGAATGTTTACAAATGCCTTCCAAGCCTTTCCTCTCATCACTGGACGAAACCATAATAGGTGGTGGAGAGAATTCGAACcaatcaaatgaatcaagtcaatcatctcaattttaa
- the LOC133878965 gene encoding uncharacterized protein LOC133878965 → MGLMALIVVLVLLNQTCNTNTTAVVHCPPSSCGSILNISYPFQLMSDSKNCGDQKYNLSCENNQTLVLHLYRARYYVQQINYNNNTIRVVDPGIGLNANEYYSFIPHYSLDQTNFSSRDPYRITFLVGMIFVKCEKSVNSRYHLNISACIEDGVYPNSKRYTYALFGFERAAVELGDLCEVEQISFISQSDRYYYDDLRNISCTDFHNELLQGFELSCY, encoded by the exons ATGGGGCTGATGGCCCTTATTGTTGTTCTTGTCCTCCTTAATCAAACTTGCAATACCAATACCACGGCTGTGGTTCATTGTCCTCCTTCTTCCTGCGGCTCCATCCTTAACATAAGCTATCCGTTTCAATTAATGAGCGATTCAAAAAACTGTGGCGACCAAAAATATAATCTTTCATGTGAGAATAACCAAACACTAGTGTTACACTTATATCGTGCAAGATACTACGTACAACAAATCAATTACAACAACAACACAATCAGAGTTGTAGACCCAGGTATTGGACTCAACGCTAATGAGTACTACTCCTTCATCCCTCATTATTCTCTGGACCAAACTAATTTCAGTTCAAGGGATCCATATCGAATAACATTTTTGGTTGGTATGATTTTCGTGAAATGTGAAAAGTCAGTGAATTCCCGGTATCATCTAAACATTTCTGCTTGCATTGAGGATGGAGTATATCCCAATTCCAAGAGGTATACATATGCTCTATTCGGGTTTGAGCGTGCTGCAGTGGAGTTGGGGGACTTGTGTGAAGTAGAGCAAATATCTTTCATATCCCAGTCAGATCGTTATTATTATGATGACTTGAGAAATATTTCCTGTACAGACTTCCACAATGAATTGCTACAGGGTTTTGAGCTTTCCTG TTATTGA
- the LOC133879428 gene encoding rust resistance kinase Lr10-like produces the protein MVISYLFLFVAFIIDLGDAQNGCTETRCGGHGPPIRFPFRLNSQPHYCGYSGFNLSCIDTNDTVLVLPVSVKLFVKEINYKSQVIQLYDPLHCFPRPQLQWLNLSNSSPFQFEAHYYLSNYTLFNCSQRSEEMQYPRIPCLSGPTYQVYPATYIRASLISCTKMYNLLSVPNVDVDKFVELSWSIPDCKYCEVKGKTCGKSNNSGSGTRCISTHTKGAVSKLEIPGVILGPFLILLSIFALYRFYTYDKVEKEHQAKIKKFLEDYRNFKPTRYSYADVKRITNQFTEKLGEGAYGTVFKGKLSNEIYVTVKILKTSMGNGEEFINEVGTMAKIHHVNVVRLVGFCADGFRRAIVYEFLPNDSLDKFISSTAVKNLILNWDKMQDIAFGVAKGIEYLHQGCDQRILHFDIKPHNVLLDQNFNPKISDFGLAKLCSKDQSAVSMTTARGTIGYIAPKVFSRSFGNVSAKADVYSFGILLLEIVGGRKNVDVTVENTSQVYFPEWIYNVLEQKEDIRIFVEDGGDSKIAKKLAIVGLWCIQWHHVDRPSIKTVVQMLEREEDKLTIPPNPFVATGPIKISANIPTKRVNHELEVILGSE, from the exons ATGGTAATCTCATACTTGTTCTTGTTTGTGGCTTTCATCATTGACCTTGGAGATGCCCAAAATGGGTGTACTGAAACACGTTGTGGAGGTCATGGCCCACCCATCCGATTTCCCTTCCGACTTAACAGTCAGCCACACTACTGTGGATATTCTGGGTTTAATCTCTCCTGCATTGACACAAATGATACAGTGCTGGTGCTGCCCGTTTCAGTGAAGCTCTTTGTCAAAGAGATTAACTACAAATCTCAAGTAATTCAATTATATGATCCACTTCATTGCTTCCCAAGGCCGCAGCTTCAGTGGCTCAATTTGTCTAATTCCTCTCCTTTCCAATTTGAAGCACATTATTACCTTTCCAACTATACCTTATTCAATTGTTCCCAAAGATCAGAAGAAATGCAGTACCCTCGGATCCCTTGCCTTAGTGGCCCTACCTACCAAGTTTATCCTGCGACTTACATCAGGGCGTCCCTCATATCTTGTACAAAGATGTATAATCTTTTATCAGTTCCAAATGTAGATGTAGATAAATTTGTTGAATTGAGTTGGTCCATTCCAGACTGCAAATACTGTGAAGTGAAAGGCAAGACATGTGGGAAGAGTAATAACAGTGGATCAGGAACTCGGTGCATTTCTACACATACTAAAG GTGCTGTATCTAAGTTAGAGATTCCTG GTGTCATCTTAGGTCCATTTCTGATACTGCTCTCTATCTTTGCTCTCTATCGTTTCTATACTTAtgataaagttgaaaaagaacaTCAAGCAAAGATCAAAAAGTTTTTGGAGGATTACAGAAATTTCAAACCCACGAGATACTCGTATGCCGATGTTAAAAggattacaaatcaatttactGAGAAGTTAGGTGAAGGAGCATATGGGACAGTGTTCAAAGGAAAGCTTTCCAATGAAATTTATGTTACAGTGAAGATTCTGAAAACATCAATGGGAAATGGGGAAGAATTCATAAATGAAGTAGGAACAATGGCTAAAATCCATCATGTTAACGTGGTTCGCTTGGTTGGCTTTTGTGCTGATGGATTTAGAAGAGCTATAGTTTATGAGTTCTTACCAAATGATTCACTAGACAAGTTTATATCTTCAACGGCTGTCAAGAACCTTATTCTTAATTGGGATAAAATGCAAGATATTGCTTTTGGCGTAGCAAAAGGAATTGAATATCTTCACCAAGGATGTGACCAACGAATCCTACATTTTGACATCAAACCTCACAATGTTTTGCTAGATCAAAACTTCaatccaaaaatttctgattttggtcTTGCCAAGTTGTGTTCAAAGGATCAAAGTGCAGTTTCCATGACCACAGCTAGGGGGACTATAGGTTACATTGCACCTAAAGTGTTCTCTAGAAGTTTTGGAAATGTGTCTGCAAAAGCagatgtttatagctttggaATATTGTTGCTTGAAATAGTTGGAGGGAGGAAAAATGTTGATGTTACAGTTGAGAATACTAGCCAAGTCTACTTTCCAGAATGGATCTACAATGTTTTGGAACAAAAAGAAGATATACGAATCTTTGTTGAGGATGGTGGAGATtctaaaattgcaaagaaacttGCAATTGTAGGACTATGGTGCATCCAATGGCACCATGTGGATCGTCCTTCCATAAAAACTGTCGTTCAAATGTTGGAAAGAGAGGAAGATAAATTAACTATACCTCCTAATCCCTTTGTCGCTACAGGCCCTATAAAAATTAGTGCAAATATTCCCACAAAACGTGTAAACCATGAGTTGGAGGTGATTCTAGGATCAGAGTAA